Proteins from a single region of Paramormyrops kingsleyae isolate MSU_618 chromosome 9, PKINGS_0.4, whole genome shotgun sequence:
- the trmt11 gene encoding tRNA (guanine(10)-N2)-methyltransferase homolog isoform X1, whose translation MALHCSRACKQYLLHLAQDNIEFRLPEIKALLSLRGKQFCPTENFKERSPFWVLNNVSEDDVLSIMGRTVCAKSVFELWGHGRTPSELQASLQKYPADDMAPFIQKESTYKINVYTFNKTLVFKDRIKKIDALEFLPFQGKVNLKNPEHIFCLLEDYGSDPNNIPDEPFCVYFGRWIADGQRVLIRSHSVKTRHFIGNTSMDAGLSFIMANHARVKAHDLVFDPFVGTGSLLVACSHFGAYVCGTDIDYNTIHGIGKASRKNQKWRGPDENIRANLRQYETEQFYVDVLVSDSSKAIWRQGPLFDAIITDPPYGIRESTRRTGSQKESSKPAEDFGGESHVPVSMAYHLSDIFSDLLSFAAHCLVIGGRLVYWLPVYRPEYREEIVPLHPCLRLVSNCEQTLSSHTSRRLITMEKMKEVEDSDKQALVLESRFSPYQGHNAFREKYFSGITKRSGKSDGSTLVNGSD comes from the exons ATGGCGCTTCACTGTAGTCGAGCGTGTAAGCAATATTTGCTACATCTAGCACAAGATAATATTGAATTTAGACTACCG GAGATCAAGGCACTGCTATCGCTAAGAGGCAAACAATTCTGTCCCACAGAAAACTTTAAAGAAAGG TCTCCATTCTGGGTTCTGAATAATGTGTCTGAAGATGACGTGCTCAGTATCATGGGAAGAACTGTGTGTGCCAA ATCAGTGTTTGAATTATGGGGTCATGGACGAACACCCAGTGAACTGCAGGCATCCCTTCAGAAATATCCTGCAGATGACATG GCCCCTTTTATACAGAAAGAGTcaacatataaaataaatgtgtatacgTTCAACAAGACCCTGGTCTTCAAGGACAGAATTAAGAAGATCGAT GCCTTGGAGTTCCTCCCATTTCAAGGAAAGGTGAACTTGAAGAATCCAGAACATATCTTTTGTTTGCTGGAGGATTATGGCTCTGATCCCAATAATATTCCGGATGAGCCTTTCTGTGTATACTTTGGCCGATGG ATTGCTGATGGCCAGCGAGTCCTGATTCGCTCCCATAGCGTGAAGACAAGGCATTTTATCGGGAACACCAGCATGGATGCGGGCCTGTCCTTCATCATGGCCAATCATGCTCGTGTCAAAGCCCACGACCTGGTGTTTGACCCATTTGTTGGGACAG GCAGCCTGCTAGTTGCATGCTCACACTTTGGAGCATACGTGTGTGGAACAGACATTGATTACAACACAATCCATGGAATAG GAAAAGCATCCAGGAAGAACCAGAAGTGGCGTGGCCCAGACGAAAACATTCGGGCCAACCTCCGCCAGTATGAGACTGAGCAGTTCTATGTGGATGTCCTGGTGTCAGACTCGTCCAAAGCCATCTGGAGACAGGGGCCACTGTTTGACGCCATCATCACTGACC CTCCATATGGTATCCGTGAATCTACTAGGAGAACAGGCTCCCAGAAAGAGTCCAGCAAGCCAGCAGAAGACTT CGGCGGAGAGAGTCACGTTCCTGTTTCCATGGCGTATCACCTGAGTGACATCTTTAGTGACCTGTTAAGCTTTGCGGCCCACTGCCTGGTGATTGGAGGGAGACTGGTTTACTGGCTGCCAGTCTACAGACCAGA GTACCGGGAGGAGATTGTCCCCCTGCACCCCTGCCTCAGGCTAGTCAGCAACTGTGAGCAGACCCTGTCCAGTCACACGTCCCGGCGCCTCATCACCATGGAGAAGATGAAGGAGGTGGAG GATTCAGACAAGCAGGCACTGGTGCTGGAGTCCCGCTTCAGCCCCTATCAGGGTCACAACGCCTTCCGGGAAAAGTACTTCAGCGGAATCACCAAGCGCAGCGGGAAGAGTGACGGAAGCACGCTGGTGAATGGCAGCGACTGA
- the LOC111840946 gene encoding actin-binding Rho-activating protein, which produces MPGCKLIHCVFLYSSPIMNTDNADDTGNTITGSCASSVKGLKDSWQKWSSDHREYQKHNPFSDGRDVATRIRKGQAGYGRPQEGSKTEQRGFDAHSHIGREVKELCDVIQDIGERSKDGTVTVEFGRLFECYVSISNKVVGVLLRARRQGLVHFEGEMLWQGRDDGVLITLLR; this is translated from the coding sequence ATGCCTGGTTGTAAGCTGATCCACTGTGTGTTCCTATATAGTAGCCCTATCATGAATACGGATAATGCGGATGATACGGGTAACACTATAACGGGATCATGTGCAAGCTCTGTGAAAGGGTTAAAGGACAGCTGGCAGAAATGGTCCAGCGATCACCGGGAGTACCAGAAACACAACCCGTTTAGCGATGGCAGAGACGTGGCAACACGCATCAGAAAGGGACAGGCGGGGTATGGAAGACCCCAGGAGGGATCCAAAACGGAGCAGCGAGGTTTcgatgcacactcacacatcggGAGAGAAGTGAAGGAGCTGTGTGACGTCATCCAAGATATAGGCGAGCGAAGTAAGGATGGGACAGTCACGGTTGAGTTCGGGAGACTGTTCGAGTGCTACGTCAGCATCTCCAACAAGGTGGTGGGAGTACTGCTGCGGGCTCGGCGCCAAGGACTGGTCCACTTTGAAGGCGAGATGCTGTGGCAGGGACGGGACGACGGGGTCCTCATTACTCTGCTGCGGTGA
- the glb1 gene encoding beta-galactosidase — protein sequence MAFVFWVLILCSVVGTAKITLASTRTFDIDYKKDCFRKDGQPFRFISGSIHYNRIPRVYWKDRLLKMYMAGLNTIQTYVPWNYHEPFPNKYIFEGDRDLEQFLQLANDTGLLVILRPGPYICAEWDMGGLPAWLLRKKDIILRSSDPDYIKEVDRWMEKLLPMIRPFLYQNGGPVITVQVENEYGSYFACDFNYLRHLAQLFRYHLGNEVVLFTTDGAAVSYLKCGSLQDLYATVDFGAGGNVTAAFEAQRHAEPHGPLVNSEFYTGWLDHWGEPHSLVPKGIVAKSLSEILQTGASVNLYMFIGGTNFGYWNGANTPYAPQPTSYDYDAPLTEAGDLTEKYFAIRDVIGMYSKVPEGPIPPSTPKYAYGPVKMERLRSVSDAVSLLSFSGPVNSTYPVTFTDLQQSSGFVLYRTNLPVDCSMPTALSSPLNGVHDRAYVSVDGVASGILERDKCQTINVTGKTGSQLDILVENMGRVNFGKNINDFKGLISNLTLGSEVVTAWLVYSLSIDEAVKEGVLTRGGRAEGPRASGSPLSVPAFYGGSFSIPSGIPDLPQDTYIQFPGWTKGQVWINGFNLGRYWPKRGPQVTLYVPAHILSTKAPNNVTLLELEGGPNTPTCTVEFTASPALNGTMRHTLGHNFRLFNKADLS from the exons ATGGCTTTTGTGTTTTGGGTGTTGATCCTGTGCTCTGTCGTCGGCACTGCTAAAATAACA CTTGCGTCGACCCGCACGTTTGACATAGATTACAAGAAGGACTGTTTTCGTAAGGATGGCCAACCATTCCGCTTCATCTCTGGTAGTATCCACTACAACCGGATTCCCAGGGTTTACTGGAAGGATCGGCTTCTTAAGATGTACATGGCCGGGCTGAACACGATTCAGAC GTATGTGCCCTGGAACTATCATGAGCCTTTTCCTAATAAGTACATCTTTGAAGGGGATCGTGACCTAGAGCAGTTCCTCCAGCTGGCTAATGATACAGGATTGTTAGTAATTCTGAGACCAGGGCCCTATATATGTGCGGAATGGGACATG GGGGGTTTACCTGCTTGGCTGCTTAGGAAGAAGGATATCATTCTTCGCTCTTCCGATCCAG ATTATATTAAAGAAGTGGATAGGTGGATGGAGAAATTACTTCCGATGATCAGACCTTTTCTCTATCAAAATGGAGGCCCAGTTATTActgtacag GTGGAGAATGAGTACGGCAGCTACTTTGCATGCGACTTCAACTACCTCCGGCACCTTGCCCAGCTCTTCCGGTACCACCTGGGAAACGAGGTGGTGCTGTTCACCACAGACGGAGCAGCTGTTTCTTATTTGAAATGCGGTTCCCTGCAGGACCTCTATGCAACAGTGGATTTCGGCGCAG GTGGGAATGTAACCGCTGCTTTTGAGGCACAACGACACGCAGAACCTCATGGACCACTG GTGAACTCCGAGTTCTACACTGGTTGGCTTGACCACTGGGGGGAGCCACACTCACTTGTGCCCAAAGGGATCGTGGCGAAGTCTCTTAGTGAGATACTCCAGACGGGAGCCAGCGTGAACCT ATACATGTTTATTGGAGGAACAAATTTTGGATACTGGAATG GCGCTAACACTCCTTACGCCCCCCAGCCCACCAGCTACGACTACGATGCTCCCCTCACTGAGGCCGGAGATCTCACAGAAAAGTACTTCGCCATACGGGATGTCATCGGAATG TACAGTAAAGTTCCGGAAGGTCCCATACCTCCATCCACGCCAAAGTATGCATACGGACCTGTCAAGATGGAAAGG CTGAGGAGCGTATCTGACGCCGTGAGCCTTCTGTCCTTTTCCGGGCCTGTGAATAGCACCTACCCTGTGACCTTCACTGACCTGCAGCAG AGCTCGGGCTTTGTCCTGTACCGGACCAACCTGCCAGTAGACTGCAGTATGCCGACCGCTCTGTCCTCACCTCTGAATGGAGTCCATGACCGCGCCTACGTTTCAGTGGATGGG GTTGCGTCAGGCATATTGGAAAGGGATAAGTGTCAGACCATCAATGTTACTGGGAAGACTGGAAGCCAGCTGGACATTCTGGTGGAGAATATGGGACGAGTCAATTTTGGGAAGAACATCAATGATTTTAAG GGTCTGATCTCCAACCTCACCCTGGGCTCTGAGGTGGTCACGGCCTGGCTGGTGTACAGCCTGAGCATCGACGAGGCTGTCAAAGAGGGAGTGCTGACGAGAGGCGGCCGGGCGGAGGGCCCGCGAGCATCGGGGTCACCCCTCTCCGTACCTGCGTTTTACGGAGGCAGTTTCAGCATCCCCAGCGGCATTCCCGACCTGCCGCAGGACACGTACATCCAGTTCCCCGGCTGGACCAAG GGGCAAGTCTGGATCAATGGCTTCAATCTGGGTCGGTACTGGCCCAAACGAGGGCCGCAGGTCACCCTCTACGTTCCCGCTCACATCCTCAGCACGAAAGCCCCCAACAACGTGACACTGCTGGAACTGGAGGGGGGTCCCAATACACCCACATGCACCGTCGAGTTCACCGCCAGCCCTGCCCTAAACGGCACCATGCGTCACACCCTAGGGCATAACTTTAGACTCTTTAATAAAGCTGACTTGTCCTGA
- the trmt11 gene encoding tRNA (guanine(10)-N2)-methyltransferase homolog isoform X2, translated as MGRTVCAKSVFELWGHGRTPSELQASLQKYPADDMAPFIQKESTYKINVYTFNKTLVFKDRIKKIDALEFLPFQGKVNLKNPEHIFCLLEDYGSDPNNIPDEPFCVYFGRWIADGQRVLIRSHSVKTRHFIGNTSMDAGLSFIMANHARVKAHDLVFDPFVGTGSLLVACSHFGAYVCGTDIDYNTIHGIGKASRKNQKWRGPDENIRANLRQYETEQFYVDVLVSDSSKAIWRQGPLFDAIITDPPYGIRESTRRTGSQKESSKPAEDFGGESHVPVSMAYHLSDIFSDLLSFAAHCLVIGGRLVYWLPVYRPEYREEIVPLHPCLRLVSNCEQTLSSHTSRRLITMEKMKEVEDSDKQALVLESRFSPYQGHNAFREKYFSGITKRSGKSDGSTLVNGSD; from the exons ATGGGAAGAACTGTGTGTGCCAA ATCAGTGTTTGAATTATGGGGTCATGGACGAACACCCAGTGAACTGCAGGCATCCCTTCAGAAATATCCTGCAGATGACATG GCCCCTTTTATACAGAAAGAGTcaacatataaaataaatgtgtatacgTTCAACAAGACCCTGGTCTTCAAGGACAGAATTAAGAAGATCGAT GCCTTGGAGTTCCTCCCATTTCAAGGAAAGGTGAACTTGAAGAATCCAGAACATATCTTTTGTTTGCTGGAGGATTATGGCTCTGATCCCAATAATATTCCGGATGAGCCTTTCTGTGTATACTTTGGCCGATGG ATTGCTGATGGCCAGCGAGTCCTGATTCGCTCCCATAGCGTGAAGACAAGGCATTTTATCGGGAACACCAGCATGGATGCGGGCCTGTCCTTCATCATGGCCAATCATGCTCGTGTCAAAGCCCACGACCTGGTGTTTGACCCATTTGTTGGGACAG GCAGCCTGCTAGTTGCATGCTCACACTTTGGAGCATACGTGTGTGGAACAGACATTGATTACAACACAATCCATGGAATAG GAAAAGCATCCAGGAAGAACCAGAAGTGGCGTGGCCCAGACGAAAACATTCGGGCCAACCTCCGCCAGTATGAGACTGAGCAGTTCTATGTGGATGTCCTGGTGTCAGACTCGTCCAAAGCCATCTGGAGACAGGGGCCACTGTTTGACGCCATCATCACTGACC CTCCATATGGTATCCGTGAATCTACTAGGAGAACAGGCTCCCAGAAAGAGTCCAGCAAGCCAGCAGAAGACTT CGGCGGAGAGAGTCACGTTCCTGTTTCCATGGCGTATCACCTGAGTGACATCTTTAGTGACCTGTTAAGCTTTGCGGCCCACTGCCTGGTGATTGGAGGGAGACTGGTTTACTGGCTGCCAGTCTACAGACCAGA GTACCGGGAGGAGATTGTCCCCCTGCACCCCTGCCTCAGGCTAGTCAGCAACTGTGAGCAGACCCTGTCCAGTCACACGTCCCGGCGCCTCATCACCATGGAGAAGATGAAGGAGGTGGAG GATTCAGACAAGCAGGCACTGGTGCTGGAGTCCCGCTTCAGCCCCTATCAGGGTCACAACGCCTTCCGGGAAAAGTACTTCAGCGGAATCACCAAGCGCAGCGGGAAGAGTGACGGAAGCACGCTGGTGAATGGCAGCGACTGA
- the LOC140592695 gene encoding C-C chemokine receptor type 8-like produces the protein MDDNSFTTDFMRSDYTDYSIPPDFGLCEYERHSAVFLPVFYSLVFVFGVISNGLVLWVMLIPVKLQSITDICLLNLTVADLLLLITLPFLAHYSRVDWVFGPAMCKVVMSSYYIGFNSSIFFIVIMSIDRYLAVVHAVSSLKTRTRRYQAFMIAVTWIVGLLASFPEIALVDFHSKNDTRLCEFGYNTKAKLRAFGLFKMNVTSLLIPFFIMVFCYSMILRRILHLKSTKKKTIRLVLLVVMVFFCCWTPYNVASFFQALELVSIYIPCESSRVIRLSLQVTEAVAYSHTCLNPIVYVFVGEKFKRHLFKLMNRMPCMYKQLMISSVASESSKSHRSNTTMNATSVA, from the exons ATGGATGACAACAGCTTCACCACTGACTTTATGAGAAG TGACTATACTGATTACAGTATACCTCCAGATTTTGGATTGTGTGAGTATGAGAGACACAGCGCTGTTTTCCTGCCTGTGTTTTATTCCCTGGTCTTCGTGTTCGGGGTAATCAGCAATGGCCTCGTCTTGTGGGTCATGCTGATACCTGTGAAGCTGCAGAGCATCACTGACATCTGTCTCCTGAACCTGACTGTGGCGGATCTTCTGCTACTCATCACCCTGCCCTTCCTGGCCCACTACTCGAGAGTGGACTGGGTCTTCGGTCCTGCCATGTGCAAAGTCGTCATGAGCAGCTACTACATTGGCTTCAACAGCAGCATCTTCTTCATCGTAATCATGAGCATCGACCGCTATCTGGCTGTAGTTCATGCCGTGAGTTCCCTCAAAACCAGAACACGTAGATATCAAGCCTTCATGATTGCTGTAACCTGGATCGTAGGACTTTTGGCTTCATTTCCTGAAATAGCACTTGTTGATTTTCATTCAAAAAATGACACAAGGTTGTGTGAATTTGGCTATAATACTAAGGCAAAATTGAGAGCATTTGGCTTGTTTAAAATGAATGTGACCAGCCTCCTGATTCCATTTTTCATCATGGTGTTTTGCTACTCGATGATCCTGAGGAGAATACTTCACCTCAAGTCAACAAAGAAGAAGACCATACGCCTCGTGCTACTGGTGGTCATGGTGTTCTTCTGCTGTTGGACCCCCTACAATGTTGCATCATTCTTCCAGGCACTAGAACTGGTCTCTATCTACATACCATGTGAATCCAGCAGAGTCATTCGGTTGAGCCTGCAGGTGACGGAGGCTGTAGCCTACTCCCACACCTGCTTGAATCCCATCgtttatgtctttgtgggggaGAAGTTCAAGAGGCACCTGTTTAAACTCATGAACAGGATGCCATGTATGTATAAGCAGCTTATGATTTCCAGTGTTGCGTCAGAGTCAAGCAAATCTCATCGGTCCAATACAACTATGAATGCCACTTCTGTTGCTTAA